A region from the Salvia splendens isolate huo1 chromosome 15, SspV2, whole genome shotgun sequence genome encodes:
- the LOC121769326 gene encoding probable ion channel POLLUX isoform X1, which yields MQEGNNGQSSPAKPGESPPLSKKSKTTSSNSDDSQTPHFPGPLFRRLSPTPSTTSSTVSFTDTTTAATTSSSASTSASSDAFSFNFSDRDYVFPSNLGGYSTRRKVSIKSSSSSSFSKSQQQPPQLSARSASMPSSFGGGGLTSPPNKSKLRADKDLKALSFQSSLGLVSAPPVASVSSHRHAVIQKSSSLKNSWKVYLLKFFCFTSATYAVFLRNEVSRLEEEYTNLQMFCSNKYPGHRKHMEVSDFENGSSFLSLGNSDPRAIALYTVIVTLVTPFVLYEYLDYLPRIRSLSKWTKDCKEEVPLKKRIAYMVDVCFSVYPYAKLLALLIATLFLIGFGGLALYAVSDSSFTEAIWLSWTFVADSGNHADRVGTGSRIVSVSISAGGMLIFAMMLGLVSDAISEKVDSLRKGKSEVIESNHILILGWSDKLGSLLKQLAIANKSIGGGVIVVLAERDKEEMEMDISKLEFDLMGTSIICRSGSPLILADLKKVSVSKARAIIVLASDENADQSDARALRVVLSLTGVKEGLRGHVVVEMSDLDNEPLVKLVGGELIETVVAHDVIGRLMIQCALQPGLAQIWEDILGFENAEFYIKRWPELDGCCYEDVMISFPDAIPCGVKVHADSGKIKINPDDRYVLREGDEILVIAEDDDTYAPGPIPKIRRGVSPRMTNPPKFPEKILFCGWRRDIDDMIMVLEALLSQGSELWMFNEVPEKDREKKLTEGGLDISGLVNLKLVHREGNAVIRRHLENLPLETFDSILILADESLEDSIVHSDSRSLATLLLIRDIQSKRLPNKDNKSSSPLSHSGFSQSLWIQEMQQASNKSIIISEILDSRTRNLVSVTRISDYVLSNELVSMALAMVAEDKQINRVLEELFAEEGNEMCIKPAEFYLYDQEELCFYEIMIRGRQRQEIIIGYRLATEEQAVINPANKSTPCKWSIDDVFVVISKGG from the exons ATGCAGGAGGGGAACAACGGCCAATCAAGTCCGGCGAAGCCGGGGGAGAGCCCACCTCTGAGCAAGAAATCAAAGACGACGTCGTCCAATTCCGACGATTCCCAAACTCCACACTTCCCCGGCCCCCTCTTCCGCCGCCTCTCCCCAACTCCTTCAACCACTTCCTCCACCGTCTCCTTCACCGACACTACCACCGCCGCCACCACGTCTTCCTCCGCCTCCACCAGCGCCAGCAGCGATGCCTTCAGCTTCAATTTCTCAGATCGGGATTACGTCTTCCCTTCCAATCTCGGAGGCTATTCCACTCGCAGGAAAGTCTCCatcaaatcttcttcttcctcttccttctccaaATCTCAGCAACAGCCTCCTCAATTATCGGCGCGCAGCGCCTCTATGCCGTCTAGTTTTGGCGGAGGGGGTTTGACTTCGCCGCCGAATAAGTCGAAGCTCCGAGCCGATAAGGATTTGAAGGCGCTGTCGTTTCAATCCTCCTTGGGTTTGGTTTCTGCTCCGCCGGTCGCATCTGTGTCCAGCCATCGCCATGCGGTGATTCAGAAGAGTTCGTCGTTGAAGAATTCGTGGAAGGTGTATTTG CTCaagtttttttgttttacaTCTGCTACATATGCTGTTTTCTTGCGAAATGAAGTCTCAAGGCTGGAG GAAGAGTACACCAACCTTCAAATGTTTTGTAGTAATAAATATCCTGGTCACAGAAAACACATGGAAGTTTCAGACTTCGAAAATGGAAGTTCATTTTTGTCTTTAGGGAACAGTGACCCTAGAGCTATAGCTCTGTACACAGTTATTGTTACCCTCGTCACACCATTTGTATTATATGAATATCTTGATTATCTGCCACGAATCAGAAGTCTCTCAAAGTGGACAAAGGATTGCAAAGAGGAGGTTCCTCTGAAGAAAAGGATTGCCTATATggttgatgtgtgtttttctgtTTATCCTTATGCAAAGCTTCTTGCACTACTCATTGCGACTCTGTTTCTCATTGGATTTGGAGGCTTGGCATTATATGCTGTAAGTGACAGCAGCTTTACTGAAGCTATTTGGCTTTCTTGGACATTTGTGGCAGATTCAGGAAATCATGCTGATAGGGTTGGTACTGGATCCAGGATTGTTTCAGTTTCTATTAGTGCTGGAGGCATGCTTATATTTGCCATGATGCTGGGGCTTGTTTCTGATGCTATTTCGGAGAAGGTGGATTCATTGCGCAAGGGAAAGAGTGAGGTTATTGAAAGTAACCATATTCTCATTCTCGGATGGAGTGACAAGTTG GGTTCACTTTTAAAGCAGTTGGCAATTGCAAACAAAAGCATTGGCGGCGGTGTTATTGTTGTACTTGCAGAAAGGGACAAGGAAGAAATGGAGATGGATATATCAAAGCTTGAGTTTGACTTGATGGGAACATCAATTATCTGTAGAAGTGGTAGTCCGCTTATACTAGCTGACTTAAAAAAG GTATCTGTCTCCAAAGCACGTGCAATCATTGTATTGGCATCTGACGAGAATGCTGACCAG AGTGATGCACGGGCTCTGCGGGTTGTGCTTAGTTTGACTGGAGTGAAGGAGGGCTTAAGGGGTCATGTTGTTGTAGAAATGAGTGATCTCGACAATGAGCCCCTGGTGAAGCTAGTTGGAGGTGAACTCATAGAAACAGTTGTTGCACATGACGTCATTGGAAGACTGATGATACAGTGTGCTCTTCAGCCTGGCCTTGCACAG ATATGGGAAGACATTTTAGGGTTTGAAAACGCTGAATTCTATATAAAGAGATGGCCTGAACTAGATGGCTGTTGTTATGAAGATGTTATGATCTCTTTCCCTGATGCAATTCCTTGTGGAGTAAAGGTTCATGCGGATAgtggaaaaattaaaataaatccaGATGATAGATATGTTCTTCGAGAAGGTGACGAAATCCTTGTCATAGCTGAGGATGATGATACATATGCTCCAGGTCCCATACCAAAG ATCCGGAGAGGTGTATCTCCTAGAATGACCAATCCTCCAAAATTTCCAGAGAAGATTCTGTTCTGTGGTTGGCGACGTGacattgatgatatgattatg GTTCTAGAGGCACTTTTGTCTCAGGGATCAGAATTATGGATGTTCAACGAGGTCCCGGAAAAGGACAGGGAGAAAAAATTGACAGAGGGTGGGCTGGATATTTCTGGATTGGTAAACTTAAAACTAGTCCACCGAGAAGGAAATGCTGTTATACGTCGCCATCTGGAGAATTTGCCACTAGAGACATTTGATTCT ATTTTAATTCTTGCAGATGAATCATTGGAAGACTCTATTGTTCATTCTGATTCACGATCTTTGGCTACTCTTCTCCTCATCAGAGATATACAG TCGAAGCGATTACCTAACAAAGACAACAAGTCATCATCTCCATTGAGCCACTCTGGATTTTCTCAGAGTTTGTGGATTCAGGAAATGCAGCAAGCTTCGAATAAGTCGATAATTATAAGCGAGATATTGGATTCTAGAACTAGAAATCTTGTATCTGTAACGAGGATCAGTGATTATGTACTATCAAATGAGCTGGTGAGCATGGCACTAGCCATGGTCGCAGAAGACAAACAAATCAATCGTGTGCTAGAAGAACTTTTTGCAGAAGAG GGAAATGAGATGTGCATAAAGCCTGCAGAATTCTATCTCTACGACCAGGAAGAACTATGTTTCTATGAAATCATGATAAGGGGTCGTCAGCGACAAGAAATTATAATCGGATATCGACTTGCAACGGAGGAGCAAGCAGTAATTAACCCTGCAAATAAGTCAACACCATGTAAATGGTCTATAGATGATGTTTTTGTAGTCATTTCCAAAGGGGGTTGA
- the LOC121769326 gene encoding probable ion channel SYM8 isoform X3 has product MVFFNRKELQFSLLKFFCFTSATYAVFLRNEVSRLEEEYTNLQMFCSNKYPGHRKHMEVSDFENGSSFLSLGNSDPRAIALYTVIVTLVTPFVLYEYLDYLPRIRSLSKWTKDCKEEVPLKKRIAYMVDVCFSVYPYAKLLALLIATLFLIGFGGLALYAVSDSSFTEAIWLSWTFVADSGNHADRVGTGSRIVSVSISAGGMLIFAMMLGLVSDAISEKVDSLRKGKSEVIESNHILILGWSDKLGSLLKQLAIANKSIGGGVIVVLAERDKEEMEMDISKLEFDLMGTSIICRSGSPLILADLKKVSVSKARAIIVLASDENADQSDARALRVVLSLTGVKEGLRGHVVVEMSDLDNEPLVKLVGGELIETVVAHDVIGRLMIQCALQPGLAQIWEDILGFENAEFYIKRWPELDGCCYEDVMISFPDAIPCGVKVHADSGKIKINPDDRYVLREGDEILVIAEDDDTYAPGPIPKIRRGVSPRMTNPPKFPEKILFCGWRRDIDDMIMVLEALLSQGSELWMFNEVPEKDREKKLTEGGLDISGLVNLKLVHREGNAVIRRHLENLPLETFDSILILADESLEDSIVHSDSRSLATLLLIRDIQSKRLPNKDNKSSSPLSHSGFSQSLWIQEMQQASNKSIIISEILDSRTRNLVSVTRISDYVLSNELVSMALAMVAEDKQINRVLEELFAEEGNEMCIKPAEFYLYDQEELCFYEIMIRGRQRQEIIIGYRLATEEQAVINPANKSTPCKWSIDDVFVVISKGG; this is encoded by the exons ATGGTGTTCTTTAACAGAAAGGAACTTCAATTTAGTTTG CTCaagtttttttgttttacaTCTGCTACATATGCTGTTTTCTTGCGAAATGAAGTCTCAAGGCTGGAG GAAGAGTACACCAACCTTCAAATGTTTTGTAGTAATAAATATCCTGGTCACAGAAAACACATGGAAGTTTCAGACTTCGAAAATGGAAGTTCATTTTTGTCTTTAGGGAACAGTGACCCTAGAGCTATAGCTCTGTACACAGTTATTGTTACCCTCGTCACACCATTTGTATTATATGAATATCTTGATTATCTGCCACGAATCAGAAGTCTCTCAAAGTGGACAAAGGATTGCAAAGAGGAGGTTCCTCTGAAGAAAAGGATTGCCTATATggttgatgtgtgtttttctgtTTATCCTTATGCAAAGCTTCTTGCACTACTCATTGCGACTCTGTTTCTCATTGGATTTGGAGGCTTGGCATTATATGCTGTAAGTGACAGCAGCTTTACTGAAGCTATTTGGCTTTCTTGGACATTTGTGGCAGATTCAGGAAATCATGCTGATAGGGTTGGTACTGGATCCAGGATTGTTTCAGTTTCTATTAGTGCTGGAGGCATGCTTATATTTGCCATGATGCTGGGGCTTGTTTCTGATGCTATTTCGGAGAAGGTGGATTCATTGCGCAAGGGAAAGAGTGAGGTTATTGAAAGTAACCATATTCTCATTCTCGGATGGAGTGACAAGTTG GGTTCACTTTTAAAGCAGTTGGCAATTGCAAACAAAAGCATTGGCGGCGGTGTTATTGTTGTACTTGCAGAAAGGGACAAGGAAGAAATGGAGATGGATATATCAAAGCTTGAGTTTGACTTGATGGGAACATCAATTATCTGTAGAAGTGGTAGTCCGCTTATACTAGCTGACTTAAAAAAG GTATCTGTCTCCAAAGCACGTGCAATCATTGTATTGGCATCTGACGAGAATGCTGACCAG AGTGATGCACGGGCTCTGCGGGTTGTGCTTAGTTTGACTGGAGTGAAGGAGGGCTTAAGGGGTCATGTTGTTGTAGAAATGAGTGATCTCGACAATGAGCCCCTGGTGAAGCTAGTTGGAGGTGAACTCATAGAAACAGTTGTTGCACATGACGTCATTGGAAGACTGATGATACAGTGTGCTCTTCAGCCTGGCCTTGCACAG ATATGGGAAGACATTTTAGGGTTTGAAAACGCTGAATTCTATATAAAGAGATGGCCTGAACTAGATGGCTGTTGTTATGAAGATGTTATGATCTCTTTCCCTGATGCAATTCCTTGTGGAGTAAAGGTTCATGCGGATAgtggaaaaattaaaataaatccaGATGATAGATATGTTCTTCGAGAAGGTGACGAAATCCTTGTCATAGCTGAGGATGATGATACATATGCTCCAGGTCCCATACCAAAG ATCCGGAGAGGTGTATCTCCTAGAATGACCAATCCTCCAAAATTTCCAGAGAAGATTCTGTTCTGTGGTTGGCGACGTGacattgatgatatgattatg GTTCTAGAGGCACTTTTGTCTCAGGGATCAGAATTATGGATGTTCAACGAGGTCCCGGAAAAGGACAGGGAGAAAAAATTGACAGAGGGTGGGCTGGATATTTCTGGATTGGTAAACTTAAAACTAGTCCACCGAGAAGGAAATGCTGTTATACGTCGCCATCTGGAGAATTTGCCACTAGAGACATTTGATTCT ATTTTAATTCTTGCAGATGAATCATTGGAAGACTCTATTGTTCATTCTGATTCACGATCTTTGGCTACTCTTCTCCTCATCAGAGATATACAG TCGAAGCGATTACCTAACAAAGACAACAAGTCATCATCTCCATTGAGCCACTCTGGATTTTCTCAGAGTTTGTGGATTCAGGAAATGCAGCAAGCTTCGAATAAGTCGATAATTATAAGCGAGATATTGGATTCTAGAACTAGAAATCTTGTATCTGTAACGAGGATCAGTGATTATGTACTATCAAATGAGCTGGTGAGCATGGCACTAGCCATGGTCGCAGAAGACAAACAAATCAATCGTGTGCTAGAAGAACTTTTTGCAGAAGAG GGAAATGAGATGTGCATAAAGCCTGCAGAATTCTATCTCTACGACCAGGAAGAACTATGTTTCTATGAAATCATGATAAGGGGTCGTCAGCGACAAGAAATTATAATCGGATATCGACTTGCAACGGAGGAGCAAGCAGTAATTAACCCTGCAAATAAGTCAACACCATGTAAATGGTCTATAGATGATGTTTTTGTAGTCATTTCCAAAGGGGGTTGA
- the LOC121769326 gene encoding probable ion channel SYM8 isoform X2, translated as MQEGNNGQSSPAKPGESPPLSKKSKTTSSNSDDSQTPHFPGPLFRRLSPTPSTTSSTVSFTDTTTAATTSSSASTSASSDAFSFNFSDRDYVFPSNLGGYSTRRKVSIKSSSSSSFSKSQQQPPQLSARSASMPSSFGGGGLTSPPNKSKLRADKDLKALSFQSSLGLVSAPPVASVSSHRHAVIQKSSSLKNSWKVYLLKFFCFTSATYAVFLRNEVSRLEEEYTNLQMFCSNKYPGHRKHMEVSDFENGSSFLSLGNSDPRAIALYTVIVTLVTPFVLYEYLDYLPRIRSLSKWTKDCKEEVPLKKRIAYMVDVCFSVYPYAKLLALLIATLFLIGFGGLALYAVSDSSFTEAIWLSWTFVADSGNHADRVGTGSRIVSVSISAGGMLIFAMMLGLVSDAISEKVDSLRKGKSEVIESNHILILGWSDKLGSLLKQLAIANKSIGGGVIVVLAERDKEEMEMDISKLEFDLMGTSIICRSGSPLILADLKKVSVSKARAIIVLASDENADQSDARALRVVLSLTGVKEGLRGHVVVEMSDLDNEPLVKLVGGELIETVVAHDVIGRLMIQCALQPGLAQIWEDILGFENAEFYIKRWPELDGCCYEDVMISFPDAIPCGVKVHADSGKIKINPDDRYVLREGDEILVIAEDDDTYAPGPIPKIRRGVSPRMTNPPKFPEKILFCGWRRDIDDMIMVLEALLSQGSELWMFNEVPEKDREKKLTEGGLDISGLVNLKLVHREGNAVIRRHLENLPLETFDSMNHWKTLLFILIHDLWLLFSSSEIYSRSDYLTKTTSHHLH; from the exons ATGCAGGAGGGGAACAACGGCCAATCAAGTCCGGCGAAGCCGGGGGAGAGCCCACCTCTGAGCAAGAAATCAAAGACGACGTCGTCCAATTCCGACGATTCCCAAACTCCACACTTCCCCGGCCCCCTCTTCCGCCGCCTCTCCCCAACTCCTTCAACCACTTCCTCCACCGTCTCCTTCACCGACACTACCACCGCCGCCACCACGTCTTCCTCCGCCTCCACCAGCGCCAGCAGCGATGCCTTCAGCTTCAATTTCTCAGATCGGGATTACGTCTTCCCTTCCAATCTCGGAGGCTATTCCACTCGCAGGAAAGTCTCCatcaaatcttcttcttcctcttccttctccaaATCTCAGCAACAGCCTCCTCAATTATCGGCGCGCAGCGCCTCTATGCCGTCTAGTTTTGGCGGAGGGGGTTTGACTTCGCCGCCGAATAAGTCGAAGCTCCGAGCCGATAAGGATTTGAAGGCGCTGTCGTTTCAATCCTCCTTGGGTTTGGTTTCTGCTCCGCCGGTCGCATCTGTGTCCAGCCATCGCCATGCGGTGATTCAGAAGAGTTCGTCGTTGAAGAATTCGTGGAAGGTGTATTTG CTCaagtttttttgttttacaTCTGCTACATATGCTGTTTTCTTGCGAAATGAAGTCTCAAGGCTGGAG GAAGAGTACACCAACCTTCAAATGTTTTGTAGTAATAAATATCCTGGTCACAGAAAACACATGGAAGTTTCAGACTTCGAAAATGGAAGTTCATTTTTGTCTTTAGGGAACAGTGACCCTAGAGCTATAGCTCTGTACACAGTTATTGTTACCCTCGTCACACCATTTGTATTATATGAATATCTTGATTATCTGCCACGAATCAGAAGTCTCTCAAAGTGGACAAAGGATTGCAAAGAGGAGGTTCCTCTGAAGAAAAGGATTGCCTATATggttgatgtgtgtttttctgtTTATCCTTATGCAAAGCTTCTTGCACTACTCATTGCGACTCTGTTTCTCATTGGATTTGGAGGCTTGGCATTATATGCTGTAAGTGACAGCAGCTTTACTGAAGCTATTTGGCTTTCTTGGACATTTGTGGCAGATTCAGGAAATCATGCTGATAGGGTTGGTACTGGATCCAGGATTGTTTCAGTTTCTATTAGTGCTGGAGGCATGCTTATATTTGCCATGATGCTGGGGCTTGTTTCTGATGCTATTTCGGAGAAGGTGGATTCATTGCGCAAGGGAAAGAGTGAGGTTATTGAAAGTAACCATATTCTCATTCTCGGATGGAGTGACAAGTTG GGTTCACTTTTAAAGCAGTTGGCAATTGCAAACAAAAGCATTGGCGGCGGTGTTATTGTTGTACTTGCAGAAAGGGACAAGGAAGAAATGGAGATGGATATATCAAAGCTTGAGTTTGACTTGATGGGAACATCAATTATCTGTAGAAGTGGTAGTCCGCTTATACTAGCTGACTTAAAAAAG GTATCTGTCTCCAAAGCACGTGCAATCATTGTATTGGCATCTGACGAGAATGCTGACCAG AGTGATGCACGGGCTCTGCGGGTTGTGCTTAGTTTGACTGGAGTGAAGGAGGGCTTAAGGGGTCATGTTGTTGTAGAAATGAGTGATCTCGACAATGAGCCCCTGGTGAAGCTAGTTGGAGGTGAACTCATAGAAACAGTTGTTGCACATGACGTCATTGGAAGACTGATGATACAGTGTGCTCTTCAGCCTGGCCTTGCACAG ATATGGGAAGACATTTTAGGGTTTGAAAACGCTGAATTCTATATAAAGAGATGGCCTGAACTAGATGGCTGTTGTTATGAAGATGTTATGATCTCTTTCCCTGATGCAATTCCTTGTGGAGTAAAGGTTCATGCGGATAgtggaaaaattaaaataaatccaGATGATAGATATGTTCTTCGAGAAGGTGACGAAATCCTTGTCATAGCTGAGGATGATGATACATATGCTCCAGGTCCCATACCAAAG ATCCGGAGAGGTGTATCTCCTAGAATGACCAATCCTCCAAAATTTCCAGAGAAGATTCTGTTCTGTGGTTGGCGACGTGacattgatgatatgattatg GTTCTAGAGGCACTTTTGTCTCAGGGATCAGAATTATGGATGTTCAACGAGGTCCCGGAAAAGGACAGGGAGAAAAAATTGACAGAGGGTGGGCTGGATATTTCTGGATTGGTAAACTTAAAACTAGTCCACCGAGAAGGAAATGCTGTTATACGTCGCCATCTGGAGAATTTGCCACTAGAGACATTTGATTCT ATGAATCATTGGAAGACTCTATTGTTCATTCTGATTCACGATCTTTGGCTACTCTTCTCCTCATCAGAGATATACAG TCGAAGCGATTACCTAACAAAGACAACAAGTCATCATCTCCATTGA
- the LOC121769213 gene encoding uncharacterized protein LOC121769213: MKRTAYYNDYNDVPQQVHDPWPIKKALTFSDVDTTHPFLTLSRQQVESNILMYMTPQQRENLRAESQVGFNAQDDDTGEMSVMKLKWRGSYYNLIGKWGKVVRGKGLEVGQEIKLRWFNGCLHYSVPQQQIVAVPPIRMVAAPLVQDHWPIRKVLTSSDVDPHHPFLPLPRKSAEEHILVHWRPQERERLRKDEQVSINARDYDTGEAHGMKLKWREDHIVAAPSGHDDWPIKKTLTMSDVDTNHPFLTLPGKAVEDHILFYWTHQAQDQLRNEHQVGVNARDDDTGYLYVMKLKWRGSYYNLIGKWGKIIREKRLDVGREIRVRWDNGCLVFSVPQ, translated from the exons ATGAAGAGGACCGCATACTACAATGACTACAATGATGTACCTCAACAAGTGCATGATCCGTGGCCTATCAAGAAAGCACTAACATTCTCTGATGTTGATACCACTCATCCTTTCCTGACATTGTCCCGGCAACAAGTTGAATCCAATATTTTGATGTACATGACACCTCAACAGCGGGAAAATCTGAGAGCTGAAAGTCAAGTGGGTTTTAATGCTCAGGACGATGATACTGGTGAAATGTCTGTAATGAAACTAAAGTGGCGTGGGAGCTATTATAATCTAATTGGAAAATGGGGAAAAGTTGTTCGTGGAAAGGGACTTGAAGTTGGGCAGGAAATTAAGCTACGATGGTTTAATGGATGCTTACATTACTCAGTTCCGCAACAGCAAATTGTTGCAGTACCACCAATCAGAATGGTTGCAGCTCCTCTAGTGCAGGACCACTGGCCTATTAGAAAGGTACTCACATCATCAGATGTGGACCCTCATCATCCTTTTCTTCCATTGCCTCGTAAATCTGCTGAAGAGCATATTCTTGTGCACTGGAGACCCCAGGAAAGGGAAAGATTGAGAAAGGATGAACAAGTATCTATAAATGCTCGAGATTATGATACGGGTGAGGCTCATGGGATGAAATTGAAGTGGCGAG AAGATCATATTGTTGCTGCACCATCTGGGCATGATGATTGGCCTATCAAGAAAACTCTCACAATGTCGGATGTGGATACAAATCATCCATTCCTTACTTTACCTGGCAAAGCAGTTGAGGATCACATTCTTTTCTACTGGACTCACCAAGCTCAAGACCAGTTGAGGAATGAACACCAAGTTGGTGTCAATGCTCGAGATGATGATACTGGCTATTTGTATGTGATGAAGTTAAAATGGCGTGGAAGTTATTACAATCTGATTGGTAAATGGGGCAAAATAATCAGAGAGAAGAGGCTCGATGTAGGGAGAGAGATCAGGGTACGCTGGGATAATGGATGCTTGGTTTTCTCAGTTCCTCAATGA
- the LOC121766640 gene encoding gamma-hordein-1-like, producing MFQQPHAAQLPQQYLQPQQPYQPPDPPSDTVEWQRPQQPRNQDIEPFRQLQNPRPGAHPWQLDCTVFSPPINHHSAVPLPAAVPQPPQLRESSFWFDMPQQHVPNSTPTFIASTISPKATAESQNCHGQPVVVLQPLLHPTSLCHSTIVSMAADAAIPPPAYCVLNQEEEKEEEFLVPKVIGEPQDDAETWLKHPSKLTKHQRSLVMFL from the coding sequence ATGTTTCAGCAGCCGCACGCTGCACAACTGCCCCAACAATATCTGCAGCCGCAACAACCTTACCAACCGCCTGATCCTCCATCCGATACTGTTGAATGGCAACGACCCCAGCAGCCTCGCAACCAAGATATTGAGCCCTTCCGGCAGCTGCAAAACCCACGCCCTGGCGCACATCCTTGGCAGCTTGATTGCACGGTGTTTTCTCCACCGATTAACCACCACTCAGCAGTGCCGCTGCCTGCTGCTGTTCCGCAGCCACCACAGCTCCGTGAATCTTCTTTTTGGTTTGATATGCCACAACAACACGTCCCGAACTCAACCCCAACATTTATAGCCTCGACAATTTCCCCGAAAGCGACAGCAGAAAGCCAAAACTGCCACGGACAGCCCGTTGTTGTGCTGCAGCCTCTGCTCCATCCGACTAGTCTTTGCCACTCAACCATAGTGTCGATGGCCGCTGATGCTGCAATTCCGCCACCAGCCTACTGTGTATTGaatcaagaagaagaaaaagaagaagaatttcTTGTTCCGAAGGTTATTGGTGAGCCTCAGGATGATGCAGAGACGTGGTTGAAACACCCGTCAAAATTGACAAAACACCAAAGAAGTCTTGTGATGTTTTTGTAA
- the LOC121768060 gene encoding ubiquitin-like domain-containing CTD phosphatase, with product MAGETSSSASAVAVSALTEEELTLNVKWSGKEYTVRVCGDDTVGELKRRICEVTKVLPKRQKLLYPKVGSKLADDSLLLSQIPLKSSLKMTMIGTVEDDIIVDPMESPEIVDDFEIGQDEVVDIKDKDMNKQKLNRRIKQYKIELRNPCRQGKKLLVLDIDYTLFDHRSTAENPLELMRPYLHEFLATAYAEYDIMIWSATSMKWVELKMGQLGVLDHPDYKITALLDHMAMITVQSDTRGVFDCKPLGLIWAHFPEFYSAKNTIMFDDLRRNFVMNPQNGLTIKPFKRCHANRESDQELVKLTKYLLAIARLDDISTLDHKNWESFANVKRRRHD from the exons ATGGCGGGTGAAACGTCGTCGTCGGCCTCCGCCGTGGCAGTGTCGGCGctgacggaggaggagctgacgCTGAACGTGAAGTGGAGCGGGAAGGAATACACTGTCAGAGTGTGTGGCGACGACACGGTGGGGGAACTAAAGCGGCGGATATGCGAGGTTACGAAGGTGCTCCCCAAAAGGCAGAAGCTTCTCTACCCTAAAGTCGGCTCCAAACTCGCTGACGATTCTCTGCTTCTCTCTCAGATTCCATTGAAATCGTCTCTCAAGATGACCATGATTGG TACAGTTGAAGATGATATAATTGTGGATCCTATGGAGTCCCCGGAGATTGTGGATGATTTTGAAATCGGGCAGGATGAAGTCGTGGACATCAAAGACAAAGATATGAATAAGCAGAAATTAAACCGTCGGATTAAGCAGTACAAA ATTGAACTTCGAAATCCTTGCCGTCAAGGCAAAAAATTGCTTGTTCTGGATATAGATTATACACTCTTTGACCATCGGTCTACGGCGGAGAATCCCTTAGAACTCATGCGCCCCT ATCTGCATGAGTTTCTCGCGACTGCCTATGCTGAGTACGACATCATGATTTGGTCTGCGACCAG CATGAAGTGGGTTGAACTAAAGATGGGACAGCTTGGGGTATTAGATCATCCTGACTACAAAATTACTGCTCTTCTTGACCATATGGCCATGATCACAGTTCAATCAGATACTCGTGGTGTGTTTGATTGCAAACCACTTGGCTTGATTTGGGCACATTTTCCTGAG TTCTACAGCGCCAAGAACACTATAATGTTTGATGATCTACGGAGGAATTTTGTGATGAATCCCCAAAATGGTTTGACTATAAAACCGTTCAAAAGATGCCATGCAAATCGGGAGAGTGATCAAGAACTTGTAAAGCTGACCAAATATTTGCTAGCTATAGCAAGGCTTGACGATATCAGCACTCTTGATCACAAGAACTGGGAGTCATTTGCCAATGTGAAGAGGCGACGACATGATTAG